Proteins found in one Planococcus citri chromosome 2, ihPlaCitr1.1, whole genome shotgun sequence genomic segment:
- the LOC135833767 gene encoding uncharacterized protein LOC135833767 — protein MELDDLSDVLNNKNLFHIKWKQLIKELIKEDEASKSSLEKANLKIAELESTIATYQAKEFIIENEKLILSQVITTLHQDLRKDGPVSKKINEVEQSVSGLNKAIEKLTSEIEKTNFLKDVNNFTTKAAAKCFEEIHIDNDDQDASIKSKENEQIVREDDVERHIIDVMLSDDELPSEHNDNEASEPSLLEPTLEQRTGSLRNSTANKSDNCDEVPLTDVTASSLQLLANRNERINESYSFTNEEIPSPSTTKSSDFTDVVESNEDLSVRNTHNTENSYETINTPLLSNTSFQILLGKLMDVQEGMGKEFVTESGKNSDVDTQIPSSSLRYNLKEENAVTLRNKTYFRDVKNAAVSNSIDSCSVNGRPSSQSSLKPKNNTHVKTTRNVGRPRAMGKKNNPSHPVPRFIKLTDHHDVFKKHSKPYPICYLCPYGDGNCRSYFWSMDHLRSHVKSYHQKEKQQLHPKNIEKSSSSNIDEG, from the exons ATGGAGTTGGACGATCTCAG TGATGTactcaataataaaaatttattccataTAAAATGGAAACAACTCATTAAAGAACTGATAAAAGAAGATGAAGCTTCAAAGTCATCTTTAGAAAAAGCCAATCTTAAGATCGCAGAGCTTGAAAGCACCATAGCAACGTACCAAGCGAAAGAgtttataattgaaaatgagaaaCTTATTTTATCTCAGGTAATCACCACGCTGCATCAAGATCTAAGAAAGGATGGACctgtatcaaaaaaaatcaatgaagtAGAACAAAGCGTGTCAGGGTTAAACAAAGCTATCGAAAAATTAACGTCtgagattgaaaaaacaaatttcctgAAAGACGTAAATAATTTCACCACTAAGGCTGCGGCTAAGTGCTTTGAAGAAATTCATATTGATAATGACGATCAAGATGCTTCTATTAAAAGTAAAGAAAATGAGCAGATTGTCCGCGAAGACGACGTTGAACGCCATATTATCGACGTGATGCTCAGCGATGATGAACTTCCATCGGAGCATAATGATAACGAAGCATCAGAACCATCTTTATTAGAACCAACATTAGAACAAAGAACTGGATCATTGCGAAATAGCACGGCAAACAAAAGTGATAACTGCGATGAGGTACCTTTGACAGATGTAACGGCATCATCCTTACAATTGCTTGCGAATCGCAATGAAAGAATAAATGAATCTTACTCATTTACAAATGAGGAAATTCCATCGCCTTCCACTACGAAAAGCTCAGATTTTACCGATGTAGTTGAATCTAATGAAGATTTATCAGTTCGAAACACTCACAATACTGAAAATTCGTACGAAACCATTAATACGCCATTGCTGTCTAATACAAGCTTTCAAATATT ATTAGGAAAGCTGATGGATGTGCAAGAGGGTATGGGAAAAGAATTTGTGACAGAATCTGGGAAGAATTCAGATGTCGATACACAAATCCCTTCTTCTTCGCTGCGTTATAATCTGAA GGAAGAAAATGCTGTTACGTTAAGGAATAAAACCTACTTCAGAGATGTTAAAAATGCTGCTGTTTCCAATTCCATAGATTCTTGTTCTGTTAACGGAAGACCATCGTCCCAGTCATCATTGAAGCCTAAGAACAACACTCATGTTAAAACTACCCGTAATGTTGGAAG ACCACGTGCGATGGGCAAGAAGAATAATCCAAGTCATCCAGTTCCACGATTCATCAAGCTTACTGACCATCATGACGTATTCAAAAAGCATTCCAAACCGTATCCGATTTGTTATCTCTGTCCCTATGGAGATGGAAATTGCAGAAGTTATTTCTGGTCCATGGATCATTTGCGTTCACATGTAAAATCATAtcatcaaaaagaaaaacagca ATTGCAcccaaaaaatatcgaaaaaagcTCCAGCTCCAACATAGATGAAGGATGA
- the LOC135835668 gene encoding uncharacterized protein LOC135835668 encodes MELDDLSFSEVLNKKRLFDTKWKELTNELIRERDASKSSLEKANLKIVELETTLAMYKAKESMFENEKLILSQAINTLHQELRNEDFVSKKFNEVEQSVSELNKAVEKLTSELEKTANSSKDVNNSTSKAKTKCFEEIHIDNDQEALIKSKENEQIACEDDIECHVIDVMLSDDELPPEHYDDEASEPSLLEPKLKQKTGSLRNSTDNKSDNCDEVPLTDVTASSSQLLPNRNEKINQSHSFTNEKIPSPTTAKSSDITDVLVESNEDLADRNTEIIDTSAPLQPKSLKILLEKLVDVQEGVGKKFVTGSGKNSDVDTKIPSSSLRYNVKKKNAVRLRNKTYFRDVENAVSNSIDSCSASGRPSSQSSVKPQNSTRVKTTHRKLGKPYCVMDKKNNPSNPVPRFTILRPGTDLYRDVFKNHPKPYSICYLCPYADGNCRSVFRSMDHLRSHVKLFHQEEKQQLHPCNYCDESFEDFFELKNHTEQKHG; translated from the exons TTTCAGTGAAGTACTCAATAAAAAACGTTTATTCGATACAAAATGGAAAGAACTCACTAACGAACTGATAAGAGAACGTGATGCTTCAAAGTCATCTTTAGAAAAAGCCAATCTTAAAATCGTAGAGCTTGAAACCACCTTGGCAATGTACAAAGCAAAAGAGTCGatgtttgaaaatgagaaacttATTTTATCTCAGGCAATCAACACGTTGCACCAAGAACTAAGAAACGAAGActttgtatcaaaaaaattcaatgaagtAGAACAGAGCGTATCAGAGTTAAACAAAGCTGTCGAAAAATTAACATCTGAGCTTGAAAAAACGGCAAATTCCTCGAAAGACGTAAATAATTCCACCAGTAAGGCTAAGACTAAGTGCTTTGAAGAAATTCATATTGATAATGATCAAGAAGCTTTGATTAAAAGTAAAGAAAATGAGCAAATTGCCTGTGAAGACGACATTGAATGCCATGTTATCGACGTGATGCTCAGCGATGATGAACTTCCACCGGAGCATTATGATGATGAAGCATCAGAACCATCACTGTTGGaaccaaaattaaaacaaaaaactggaTCATTGCGAAATAGCACGGACAACAAAAGTGATAACTGCGATGAGGTACCTTTGACAGATGTAACGGCATCATCCTCACAATTGCTTCCAAATcgcaatgaaaaaataaatcaatctCATTCATTTACAAATGAGAAAATTCCATCGCCTACCACTGCAAAGTCCTCGGATATTACCGATGTATTAGTTGAATCCAATGAAGATTTAGCTGATCGAAACACTGAAATCATTGATACGTCAGCGCCATTGCAGCCTAAAAGCTTGAAAATATT GTTAGAAAAGTTGGTGGATGTGCAAGAGGgtgtgggaaaaaaatttgtgacaGGATCTGGGAAGAATTCAGATGTCGATACAAAAATCCCTTCTTCTTCGTTGCGTTATAATGTGAA gaaaaaaaatgctgtgaGGTTAAGGAATAAAACCTACTTCAGAGATGTTGAAAATGCTGTTTCCAATTCCATAGATTCTTGTTCTGCTAGCGGAAGACCATCGTCCCAGTCATCAGTGAAGCCTCAGAACAGCACTCGTGTTAAAACTACTCATCGTAAACTTGGAAA ACCATATTGTGTGATGGACAAGAAGAATAATCCAAGTAATCCAGTTCCACGATTCACCATTCTTAGACCCGGTACCGACCTTTATCGTGACGTATTCAAAAATCATCCCAAACCGTATTCAATTTGTTATCTCTGTCCCTATGCAGACGGAAATTGCAGAAGTGTTTTCAGATCCATGGATCATTTGCGCTCACatgtaaaattatttcatcaagAAGAAAAACAGCA attgcACCCTTGTAATTACTGCGATGAaagttttgaagattttttcgaGCTAAAAAATCACACTGAACAAAAACACGGGtag